The Myxococcaceae bacterium JPH2 genome window below encodes:
- the tssK gene encoding type VI secretion system baseplate subunit TssK: protein MKSVQRVVWSEGMFMSPHHLQQQDLYHELLLEMRLGALEPYPWGVVGMEVDMEALRAGTFQLARFVGVLPDGLPVSFESGDAEAPPARPADGYFPPAQRTLEVYLGVPRERSGVESYGAGDKIGGSPRYSPSARPISDLTASTSIAQVSFGQRNVRLLFGTESRDDFDTVKVAELTRDKSGTLVLVDAYIPPCLRVDASPYIMNEVRTLLRLMVSKQRQLSSRRRHRDASALEFTPSDVTLFLELNALNGAIPLLQHTLDAGNLRPRDLYLALSQCAGQLCTFSSVADPSTLPAFQFTNLRTTFEELFRRIADLMRSVALEQCLTVGMEAGSDGMFRGKLEDERLERCGQFILSVRSELSEKLVAEQLPKLSKVASWDDIRNLVRAAAPGVPLAVTYRPPPEVPVQPGVVYFSLSLQDTYWKNVMRDRNLALYLPHPFDASRTTVELLAVPTANR from the coding sequence ATGAAGTCCGTGCAGCGCGTCGTGTGGTCCGAGGGCATGTTCATGAGCCCTCACCACCTCCAGCAGCAGGACCTGTACCACGAGCTGCTCCTGGAGATGCGGCTCGGGGCGCTGGAGCCGTATCCCTGGGGCGTGGTGGGGATGGAGGTGGACATGGAGGCGCTGCGCGCGGGCACGTTCCAGCTCGCGCGCTTCGTGGGCGTGCTGCCGGATGGGCTGCCGGTGTCCTTCGAGTCCGGGGACGCCGAGGCACCTCCGGCCCGGCCCGCCGACGGCTACTTCCCGCCGGCGCAGCGCACGCTGGAGGTCTACCTGGGCGTGCCGCGCGAGCGCAGTGGCGTGGAGAGCTACGGCGCGGGCGACAAGATTGGCGGCAGCCCGCGCTACTCGCCGAGCGCGCGCCCCATCAGCGACCTGACCGCGTCCACGTCCATCGCGCAGGTGTCGTTCGGCCAGCGCAACGTGCGGCTCTTGTTCGGCACCGAGTCGCGCGACGACTTCGACACCGTCAAGGTCGCCGAGCTCACGCGCGACAAGTCCGGCACGCTGGTGCTGGTGGACGCGTACATCCCCCCGTGCCTGCGGGTGGATGCCTCGCCGTACATCATGAACGAGGTGCGCACGCTCTTGCGGCTGATGGTGTCCAAGCAGCGGCAGCTGTCTTCGCGCCGGCGCCACCGCGACGCCTCCGCGCTGGAGTTCACGCCCTCGGACGTGACGCTGTTCCTGGAACTCAACGCGCTCAACGGCGCCATCCCGCTGCTGCAGCACACGCTCGACGCGGGCAACCTGCGCCCGCGGGACTTGTACCTGGCCCTGTCGCAGTGCGCGGGCCAGCTGTGCACGTTCTCGTCGGTGGCGGACCCCAGCACCCTGCCCGCCTTCCAGTTCACCAACCTGCGCACCACGTTCGAGGAGCTGTTCCGGCGCATCGCGGACCTCATGCGCTCGGTGGCCCTGGAGCAGTGCCTCACGGTGGGGATGGAGGCCGGCTCGGACGGCATGTTCCGCGGCAAGCTGGAGGACGAGCGGCTGGAGCGCTGCGGCCAGTTCATCCTGTCGGTGCGCAGCGAGCTGTCCGAGAAGCTGGTCGCCGAGCAGCTCCCCAAGCTGTCCAAGGTCGCCAGCTGGGACGACATCCGCAACCTGGTGCGCGCCGCCGCGCCGGGCGTGCCGCTGGCGGTGACGTACCGCCCGCCGCCCGAGGTGCCGGTGCAGCCGGGCGTCGTCTACTTCAGCCTCTCCCTGCAGGACACGTACTGGAAGAACGTGATGCGCGACCGGAACCTCGCGCTCTACCTGCCCCACCCGTTCGACGCGAGCCGCACGACCGTGGAGCTGCTCGCGGTCCCCACCGCCAACCGCTAG
- the tssJ gene encoding type VI secretion system lipoprotein TssJ, with translation MLTVAVIVFTCATGCIKRVAGPCETPPPFQVVVDPSEQLNPDQRGRSMPTVVQIVQLKDSVRLERAGFKDLWGRPEEFLKDDLLQVAELVVAPGKPMKRWVQRDPKAHFVLAMAQFRQPLGYAWRTVAVLPPVEADQCVERPAGQQSEPKSGDEVFRYRLQGYQIDLMLRPVSQGPEPRHNPQAGDEPSPRRGA, from the coding sequence CTGCTCACGGTCGCCGTGATTGTCTTCACCTGTGCCACGGGATGTATCAAGCGGGTGGCCGGGCCGTGTGAAACACCGCCGCCCTTCCAGGTGGTGGTGGATCCCTCCGAGCAGCTCAATCCCGATCAACGCGGGCGCTCGATGCCCACCGTGGTGCAGATTGTCCAGCTCAAGGACAGCGTCCGGCTGGAGCGCGCGGGCTTCAAGGATTTGTGGGGCCGGCCCGAGGAGTTCCTGAAGGATGACTTGCTCCAGGTGGCCGAGCTGGTCGTCGCCCCAGGCAAGCCGATGAAGCGCTGGGTGCAGCGTGATCCCAAGGCGCACTTCGTGCTGGCCATGGCGCAGTTCCGGCAGCCGCTCGGCTACGCGTGGCGCACGGTGGCGGTGCTGCCGCCGGTGGAAGCCGACCAGTGCGTGGAGCGCCCCGCGGGACAGCAGTCCGAGCCCAAGAGCGGAGACGAGGTGTTCCGCTACCGGCTGCAGGGCTACCAGATTGACCTGATGCTCCGGCCCGTCTCGCAGGGCCCGGAACCGCGGCACAACCCCCAAGCTGGCGACGAGCCGTCGCCCCGGAGAGGTGCATGA